One genomic segment of Catalinimonas alkaloidigena includes these proteins:
- a CDS encoding DUF1501 domain-containing protein has translation MGHHHDIIRSNNPELQKEENKIDRRQFLNKTSLGLGALALGSLFNPTSLGATAQKSSLAPMSGGLADIPHFAPKAKKVVFLFQSGGPSQFETFDYKPRLNEMFGKELPDSVRQGQRLTGMSASQSSLPIAPSIYKFDQYGESRAWVSELLPHTAKVVDDLCFIKSMFTEQINHDPAITFMQTGHQLAGRPSIGSWLSYGLGSINQDLPTFIVLVSNNSGGQPLYARLWGNGFLPTEHQGVQFRSGKDPVLYLNNPENYDHEDRGRMLEYLKQINQLQNSAYGDPEVDARISQYEMAYRMQTSVPEVTDLTDEPDEVFEMYGKDSRTPGTYAANCLLARKLLEKDVRFVQLYHRGWDQHTFLPGGIQANCQKTDQPTAALITDLKRRGLLEDTLVIWGGEFGRTVYSQGKLTKTNYGRDHHPKCFTIWMAGAGVKSGISYGATDDFSYNVTENPVHVHDFHATLLHLMGIDHERLTYKSQGRRFRLTDVHGHVVNDILS, from the coding sequence ATGGGACACCATCATGATATTATCAGATCTAATAATCCTGAACTACAAAAGGAAGAGAACAAAATAGATCGCCGTCAGTTTCTCAACAAAACCTCTTTGGGTCTGGGGGCTTTAGCTTTAGGCTCATTGTTTAACCCTACAAGCCTGGGGGCCACAGCACAAAAAAGTTCTTTGGCTCCTATGAGTGGAGGATTAGCCGATATTCCGCACTTTGCTCCTAAGGCCAAGAAAGTTGTCTTTTTGTTTCAGAGTGGCGGCCCTTCTCAGTTTGAAACCTTTGACTACAAGCCCAGGCTGAACGAGATGTTTGGCAAAGAGCTTCCCGATAGCGTAAGGCAGGGACAAAGGCTTACGGGCATGAGTGCCAGCCAATCTTCTTTACCCATAGCGCCTTCCATCTATAAGTTTGACCAATACGGTGAGAGCCGGGCCTGGGTAAGCGAGCTGCTACCGCATACTGCCAAAGTGGTGGATGATCTGTGTTTTATTAAGTCTATGTTTACCGAGCAGATTAACCACGATCCGGCTATCACCTTTATGCAGACCGGACACCAGTTGGCTGGTCGCCCCTCCATAGGTTCCTGGCTAAGTTATGGGCTGGGTTCTATCAATCAGGATTTACCTACCTTTATCGTATTGGTGTCCAACAACTCGGGAGGACAGCCTTTGTATGCAAGGCTTTGGGGTAATGGATTTTTGCCTACCGAACATCAAGGGGTACAGTTTAGGTCGGGTAAAGATCCGGTGCTTTACCTTAACAATCCGGAAAACTATGATCATGAAGATAGAGGCCGAATGCTGGAATACCTGAAGCAGATTAACCAGCTACAGAATAGCGCCTACGGCGACCCTGAAGTGGATGCCCGTATTTCTCAGTACGAAATGGCCTATCGTATGCAGACCTCAGTGCCGGAAGTGACTGACCTGACGGATGAGCCGGATGAAGTTTTTGAAATGTACGGCAAAGACAGCAGAACGCCAGGCACCTATGCTGCCAATTGTTTGCTGGCACGTAAACTGCTGGAGAAAGACGTACGCTTCGTTCAGCTCTATCATCGGGGCTGGGACCAGCATACATTTCTACCCGGAGGCATACAGGCCAACTGCCAAAAAACAGATCAGCCTACTGCTGCTCTCATCACTGACCTCAAAAGGAGAGGACTGCTGGAAGATACGCTGGTGATATGGGGAGGAGAGTTTGGACGAACCGTCTACTCCCAGGGAAAACTTACCAAGACCAATTACGGTCGCGATCATCATCCCAAATGCTTTACCATATGGATGGCAGGTGCAGGGGTAAAATCGGGAATAAGCTACGGAGCTACTGATGACTTTAGTTATAATGTTACCGAAAACCCGGTGCACGTGCACGACTTTCATGCTACACTGCTTCACCTAATGGGCATAGATCATGAACGCTTAACCTATAAAAGTCAGGGCAGACGCTTCCGCCTGACCGATGTGCATGGGCATGTAGTTAACGATATACTAAGCTAA
- a CDS encoding 6-bladed beta-propeller, with protein MNTRRNFLKRSSIAAGIGLGIPMDFNIITQTLRPREEETILGHGDYRYKMQKDWAQLSSVRTPLLNCHEMVMDSKGRLIMIGDHTDNNILIFDKSGKLLDYWGTAYPGGHGICLSEEGEEDFLFITDSGWYLDKNGKWVKHNGRVSKTTLDGKVVFDIGHPQTIGIYEPGDNFCPTEVAIGPQGDIYIADGYGQDYIIQYSSKGEYIRHWGGHDNANPDHNLHNAHGIAVDYRNPNQPMLICTSRSENAFKFFSLEGEYHHSIHLPNMYVCRAVLDDDNLYAGVCWSKPKDKEFHWKDHTGFVTILEGEKVVSNPGGTLPEYKEGKLLPSYQLDSKPIWHGHDVCVDDDKNLYICQWNANHTAPIKLERV; from the coding sequence ATGAACACAAGAAGAAACTTCCTGAAAAGGAGTAGTATAGCCGCAGGTATAGGACTGGGTATACCTATGGATTTTAACATTATCACACAAACACTACGCCCCCGTGAGGAAGAAACCATTTTGGGTCATGGTGATTATCGCTATAAAATGCAAAAAGACTGGGCACAGCTAAGCTCGGTACGCACCCCTTTACTCAACTGCCATGAGATGGTTATGGATAGCAAAGGCCGCCTGATCATGATTGGCGATCATACTGATAATAATATCCTGATTTTTGATAAGTCTGGTAAACTGCTGGACTATTGGGGTACGGCTTATCCGGGGGGACATGGCATCTGTCTTTCGGAAGAAGGTGAAGAAGATTTTCTCTTTATTACCGATTCAGGCTGGTACCTGGATAAAAACGGAAAATGGGTTAAGCATAATGGAAGAGTAAGTAAAACTACGCTGGACGGGAAAGTAGTGTTTGACATTGGACACCCTCAAACCATTGGGATTTATGAGCCTGGAGATAATTTTTGCCCCACTGAAGTTGCTATAGGTCCGCAGGGTGATATCTACATAGCCGATGGCTATGGACAGGATTATATCATACAATACTCTTCCAAAGGGGAGTACATACGCCATTGGGGAGGCCATGATAACGCCAATCCTGACCATAATCTACATAATGCGCACGGTATTGCGGTAGACTATCGTAATCCGAATCAACCTATGCTTATTTGTACCTCCAGAAGTGAAAATGCTTTCAAATTCTTTAGTCTGGAGGGTGAATACCACCATAGCATTCACCTACCCAATATGTACGTTTGCCGTGCAGTGCTGGATGATGATAATCTGTATGCTGGTGTTTGCTGGTCAAAACCCAAAGACAAAGAATTTCATTGGAAGGATCATACAGGATTTGTAACCATACTGGAAGGAGAAAAGGTAGTCTCTAACCCAGGAGGTACACTCCCTGAGTATAAGGAAGGAAAACTCTTGCCCAGCTATCAGTTAGATAGCAAACCAATATGGCATGGGCATGATGTATGCGTGGACGATGACAAAAACCTCTATATCTGCCAGTGGAATGCTAACCATACTGCACCCATCAAACTAGAAAGAGTCTGA